A window from Opitutia bacterium ISCC 52 encodes these proteins:
- a CDS encoding alpha/beta hydrolase, producing MKFVIPIIISLFLGGLGLVAEEAPFAVHKGLVYSEVSGGITLDLFVPETASEPVPCILVIQGGGFNAQDGQKFRPFAEYLAEQGLAAALIAYRGRPNHQYKDTVADTKAAVRFVRKIAEQYSIDPERIGAMGRSAGGTLAGLLAVTGGMESFEGEGGHPDYSSRIQAAVAYAGVFDFVSRFTDEKQIALQPNVETKVISNGKWVGPSFSPDGKDWIHASVITHVDKEDPPILLIHCEDDATVPWLQSELLFEAMKEVGADVSQIYYKEGGHGFKGRGEQSMASMVEFFKETL from the coding sequence ATGAAATTCGTGATCCCTATCATTATCTCACTTTTTCTTGGGGGCCTTGGATTGGTCGCCGAGGAGGCACCGTTTGCCGTTCACAAGGGCCTCGTTTATTCAGAAGTAAGTGGCGGGATTACGCTTGATTTGTTCGTTCCGGAAACAGCGAGTGAACCCGTCCCTTGTATCCTGGTGATACAGGGCGGAGGCTTCAACGCCCAGGATGGGCAGAAGTTTCGACCCTTTGCTGAATATTTGGCTGAACAGGGTTTGGCGGCTGCGCTCATAGCTTATCGTGGACGACCCAATCATCAGTACAAGGATACAGTTGCAGACACGAAGGCTGCGGTCAGGTTTGTTCGCAAAATAGCTGAACAATATTCCATAGATCCCGAGCGCATAGGTGCCATGGGACGTTCGGCGGGAGGAACCCTGGCCGGACTTTTGGCGGTGACCGGTGGTATGGAATCGTTCGAAGGTGAGGGTGGGCATCCTGATTACTCCAGTCGTATTCAAGCGGCCGTTGCCTATGCTGGTGTCTTTGATTTTGTGAGCCGTTTTACCGATGAGAAGCAGATCGCGCTGCAACCCAATGTGGAGACTAAGGTGATCTCGAATGGAAAGTGGGTAGGGCCTTCTTTTTCACCGGATGGCAAAGATTGGATCCATGCATCCGTAATCACACATGTGGATAAAGAGGATCCACCCATCTTGCTTATTCATTGTGAAGACGACGCTACCGTTCCCTGGCTTCAATCTGAGCTCCTTTTCGAAGCAATGAAAGAGGTCGGCGCGGATGTATCTCAGATTTACTACAAGGAAGGGGGCCATGGGTTCAAAGGACGTGGAGAACAATCGATGGCTTCCATGGTAGAATTCTTTAAGGAAACATTATGA
- a CDS encoding DUF2911 domain-containing protein: protein MKSLIRISAVALAILLATSSFSFAQKRGNGKARPSPNAEVSQTIGTTVISITYGRPGLKGRKIEDMVPDGKVWRTGANESTVITLSDDIMIGDASVKAGTYSMYTKPNADDKTMDIIINSKLSWGTQYDESKDVVRATAKLTRENHPNEWFAIYFTNLSNNSADMKLHWGDAIAVIPISAK, encoded by the coding sequence ATGAAATCACTTATCAGAATCAGTGCCGTTGCTCTGGCTATATTATTGGCCACGAGCTCTTTCAGCTTCGCTCAAAAACGTGGAAACGGAAAGGCACGCCCAAGCCCCAATGCTGAAGTCAGTCAAACCATTGGAACTACCGTTATATCCATTACCTATGGCCGCCCGGGACTCAAAGGACGTAAAATCGAAGACATGGTTCCCGATGGAAAGGTCTGGCGGACCGGAGCCAACGAATCGACAGTCATTACTCTATCTGACGATATAATGATTGGGGATGCATCTGTGAAGGCGGGTACTTACTCCATGTATACAAAACCAAACGCCGATGACAAAACTATGGATATTATAATCAATTCCAAGTTGTCGTGGGGAACTCAATACGACGAATCTAAAGATGTCGTCCGAGCAACAGCTAAGCTAACAAGAGAGAATCATCCTAATGAATGGTTCGCTATTTACTTTACTAATCTAAGTAATAACTCAGCGGACATGAAGCTTCACTGGGGTGATGCCATCGCGGTTATCCCAATCAGCGCAAAGTAA
- a CDS encoding PIG-L family deacetylase, with the protein MPFFRSVHLAASLLMATSVFGQSMNSAQLQNELQKLNMVGSVLFVAAHPDDENTALLTYLAQELKLETAYLSLTRGGGGQNLIGPELKENLGLIRANELLQARKIDGAKQLFTRARDFGYSKNPEDTLENWQEEKVLGDVVYAVRSFKPDIIITRFNPDAGPTHGHHTVSAQLAVKAFSLAADHKQFPEQLKDVGVHQTKRIFWNGYGRRGPGGRAPSMANETREVISLEIGKYNPLLGTSYTEIAARSRSMHKSQGFGRAGNRGPQTERLVLLDGEPTNGDMLDGIDTSWSRFPGGNSLTERFSNITSEFDPRAPWNVVPELLEAEKQLAELGDHRTIHTKRETIKHLVAAALGLHFEARSPSAYLTPGDKVELDVELTNRSPIKSVAKSVTIRAFKSKQWPKSIELKSISGLNKSLGQDQSEITSVNFSLENDAPLTQPFWLEEEPETGIYHFKNQRLLELTTVPAPMSVTAEIEIDGHTVELSTPVIQRVSDPVKGEVHHRVSIRPKAVLKPDATVMLFETNNGKAVELTVSANAGRLSGTLIAEAPEGWSVDFDQSEVSITGANSEQTRIATIHPPANASEGTIYFKLRTENGETYDLRSNQIEYDHVGRQPILAKAATKVTRLDLKRAGNRVACVVGVGDPVPETLKRIGYEVDLIDVANLDRNQLKGYDSVILGPRTFDALTGLDKKFEELLAYVEDGGTLISQFNTTSSRTKSKFSSPYPLQLSRDRVSEEHVEMRMLKPKHPVFNVPNKIKAKDFDNWIQERGLYFSNNWDEKYEAVISANDRGEPPRDGGLLIAPYGKGWYAYTGLSFFRQLPEGNPGAIRFFVNLISLGHGN; encoded by the coding sequence ATGCCCTTTTTTCGCTCGGTACACCTCGCCGCATCCCTGTTGATGGCAACCTCGGTATTTGGTCAGTCTATGAACTCCGCCCAGCTCCAAAATGAGCTTCAAAAACTCAACATGGTTGGTTCGGTGCTTTTCGTGGCTGCCCACCCGGACGATGAAAACACCGCCCTGCTTACCTACCTGGCGCAGGAGTTAAAACTGGAAACCGCCTACCTTTCACTGACCCGCGGGGGCGGCGGTCAAAATCTGATTGGTCCGGAATTAAAGGAAAACCTGGGACTGATTCGTGCGAATGAGCTACTGCAGGCCCGCAAAATTGATGGGGCCAAGCAACTCTTCACCCGAGCGCGCGACTTCGGCTATTCCAAGAACCCGGAGGATACGCTGGAAAACTGGCAGGAAGAAAAAGTCCTGGGCGACGTGGTTTACGCGGTTCGTTCCTTTAAGCCGGATATCATCATCACCCGTTTCAACCCCGATGCCGGGCCCACCCATGGTCACCACACGGTATCGGCTCAACTCGCGGTGAAAGCATTCAGCCTGGCTGCCGATCATAAGCAATTTCCTGAGCAGCTCAAGGATGTGGGCGTTCACCAGACCAAACGCATTTTCTGGAACGGCTATGGTCGACGGGGCCCTGGAGGCAGAGCTCCGAGTATGGCCAATGAAACCCGTGAAGTCATTTCCCTTGAGATTGGAAAATATAATCCGCTTCTGGGGACCTCTTACACAGAAATCGCGGCGCGCAGTCGCAGCATGCACAAGAGTCAGGGCTTCGGCCGGGCTGGAAACCGTGGTCCACAAACTGAACGACTTGTTTTACTAGACGGAGAGCCGACGAATGGAGACATGCTCGATGGAATCGATACGAGTTGGTCGCGTTTTCCAGGTGGCAATAGCCTGACCGAACGATTCTCAAACATAACTTCAGAGTTTGATCCGCGGGCGCCGTGGAATGTCGTGCCCGAATTGTTGGAGGCTGAAAAGCAGCTAGCTGAACTGGGTGATCATCGAACCATCCACACAAAACGAGAGACCATCAAGCATCTGGTCGCAGCTGCACTCGGGCTCCACTTTGAAGCTCGGTCACCAAGCGCTTACCTGACACCCGGTGACAAGGTAGAGCTCGACGTTGAACTCACCAACCGCTCGCCGATTAAGTCAGTTGCCAAGAGCGTGACCATCAGAGCTTTTAAGAGCAAGCAATGGCCCAAGTCGATTGAGTTGAAAAGCATCTCGGGTTTAAATAAATCACTTGGACAGGATCAATCTGAGATAACGTCCGTGAATTTTAGCTTAGAAAATGATGCGCCGCTCACGCAGCCCTTTTGGCTAGAAGAAGAGCCAGAAACAGGCATCTACCATTTTAAGAACCAACGGCTTTTGGAGCTCACGACGGTTCCTGCTCCCATGTCGGTGACAGCCGAGATCGAAATAGACGGCCATACCGTTGAACTTTCCACACCGGTCATTCAACGAGTCAGCGATCCGGTCAAAGGCGAAGTGCATCACCGTGTAAGCATACGTCCCAAAGCGGTTTTAAAACCGGATGCGACGGTCATGCTATTTGAGACTAACAACGGCAAAGCAGTTGAGCTCACGGTGTCGGCCAATGCGGGTCGACTTTCCGGAACGCTGATCGCTGAGGCACCCGAAGGCTGGTCGGTCGATTTTGACCAATCGGAAGTTTCAATAACTGGTGCCAATTCAGAGCAAACTCGGATCGCCACGATCCATCCGCCAGCCAACGCATCGGAAGGCACGATCTATTTCAAACTTCGCACTGAGAACGGAGAGACCTACGACCTCCGCTCGAACCAGATCGAATACGATCACGTTGGCCGCCAACCCATTCTGGCCAAAGCGGCAACCAAGGTGACTCGCCTGGACTTGAAACGAGCCGGCAACCGCGTCGCTTGCGTAGTGGGCGTGGGTGATCCGGTACCTGAAACTTTGAAACGTATTGGTTATGAAGTCGACCTTATCGATGTCGCCAATCTCGACCGTAATCAATTGAAAGGTTATGACAGTGTCATCCTGGGTCCTCGCACCTTCGATGCACTGACCGGACTGGACAAGAAGTTCGAAGAGCTTCTGGCCTACGTGGAGGACGGAGGCACACTCATATCGCAATTTAACACCACCAGCTCTCGGACCAAGTCGAAGTTCAGCTCCCCCTACCCGCTTCAGCTTTCCCGAGACCGTGTTTCCGAAGAACATGTGGAAATGCGCATGCTGAAACCCAAGCATCCGGTGTTCAACGTGCCGAATAAGATCAAGGCCAAGGACTTTGACAATTGGATCCAGGAACGAGGCCTTTATTTTTCAAATAACTGGGACGAGAAGTACGAAGCGGTTATCTCGGCCAACGATCGCGGAGAACCGCCCAGAGACGGCGGACTCTTGATCGCTCCGTACGGAAAGGGCTGGTATGCCTACACGGGTTTATCCTTTTTTAGACAGTTGCCGGAGGGAAATCCGGGAGCCATAAGATTCTTTGTAAATTTAATTTCTTTAGGACATGGAAACTGA
- a CDS encoding PIG-L family deacetylase — translation MNGKRIVAVGAHPDDIEFGCGAFLLDAVDKGALVTLVVLSKGEAGTQGDGSTREVEAQYAATLLGATLHFVKAGGDTGIRVNLEATLTLAKEIRRLQPDILLAPTGHLNQHPDHREAHLLVRDAHRLARYGKTPGLEDQSPHTAQLLLFYEISSGGNDGDGLNSILVDVSSHVERWKELMECHASQVKNMDYIDLQLSRARVYGIQVGVHSAQRLFSESPLLASSSEDLSNFKSQRF, via the coding sequence ATGAATGGTAAACGTATTGTGGCAGTTGGGGCCCACCCGGATGACATTGAATTTGGCTGTGGTGCCTTTCTATTGGATGCGGTCGACAAAGGAGCTCTGGTAACTCTGGTTGTCTTGTCCAAAGGAGAAGCAGGGACTCAAGGAGACGGATCGACAAGAGAAGTAGAGGCACAATACGCAGCCACCTTACTGGGAGCGACTTTGCATTTTGTGAAAGCCGGAGGAGACACAGGTATCAGAGTCAACTTAGAGGCTACTTTAACCTTAGCCAAAGAGATCCGAAGACTTCAGCCAGACATCCTTCTTGCGCCAACCGGTCACTTGAACCAGCACCCGGATCATCGAGAGGCCCATCTGTTAGTCCGTGATGCTCACCGCCTGGCTCGATATGGGAAAACCCCGGGCTTGGAAGATCAGTCACCTCACACCGCCCAACTGCTTTTGTTTTATGAAATTTCCAGCGGAGGTAATGATGGTGATGGACTCAACTCGATCCTGGTGGATGTATCCAGCCATGTAGAACGATGGAAGGAATTGATGGAGTGCCACGCGAGCCAAGTGAAAAACATGGATTACATCGACCTTCAGCTCTCGAGGGCTCGCGTCTATGGAATTCAAGTGGGTGTTCACTCGGCACAACGATTGTTTTCGGAAAGTCCTTTGCTTGCCAGTTCGTCAGAAGATTTGAGCAACTTTAAGAGTCAAAGATTCTAG
- a CDS encoding alkyl/aryl-sulfatase → MFNKSRFFFLIGTFICPLLFINLQAQSPATQRLLDRNKILGPQIIKVAENVYTAVGYSASTNTMIVGDDGVIIIDPGQQVPLAQRARAEFEKITKKPVLAMIYTHAHFDHTGGAGAFYEEGSDMQIWARDNFGSEQHRNEEVGFSGGIRRANSQGFDLNPEQQISVGIAIPPYDRLRGNAFGGGEQAARSGATRQRGGVSGPRAGIDPTHTFSEDRKVIEIAGIKLELVKAPGETDDQLYVWYPDKRIVFAGDNFYQSWPNVYPLRGTARRSTRDWIKSIDAMVQENPKHVVGGHTPPILNDALEVLTNYRDAIKYVYDKTIEGASNYMTPDELVEYAALPEKYAKLDYLGDYYGTVEGTIRDIYAQDLGWFDGNVMTLHRESPVQQSQRIADLVGGAGVLFGKAKNALKGGDALGAAQLAQHVIRLQPDNKEAKILMSDALYIVGEATFNAPVRNMTLSTANRYKRLANEE, encoded by the coding sequence ATGTTCAACAAGTCTCGTTTCTTTTTTCTAATCGGTACATTCATTTGCCCGCTTCTTTTTATCAATTTGCAGGCCCAGAGTCCTGCCACTCAGCGTTTGCTGGACCGGAATAAAATCCTTGGCCCGCAAATTATTAAAGTGGCTGAGAACGTCTATACGGCTGTTGGCTACTCGGCTTCAACCAACACGATGATAGTCGGGGATGACGGAGTGATCATCATCGACCCGGGACAACAAGTTCCTCTCGCTCAGCGAGCTCGGGCCGAATTTGAGAAAATTACCAAAAAGCCCGTTTTGGCGATGATCTACACCCATGCTCACTTTGATCACACGGGCGGTGCAGGAGCATTTTACGAAGAGGGAAGTGATATGCAGATCTGGGCCCGTGACAACTTTGGGTCAGAGCAGCATCGCAATGAAGAGGTCGGTTTTTCAGGCGGGATTCGCAGGGCCAATTCCCAGGGATTTGATTTGAATCCGGAACAACAAATCAGCGTGGGCATCGCCATCCCTCCCTATGATCGCCTTCGGGGAAACGCATTTGGAGGAGGCGAGCAAGCAGCCCGGAGTGGTGCTACACGTCAGCGTGGTGGAGTCAGCGGACCCAGGGCAGGCATTGATCCAACGCACACTTTTTCCGAGGACCGGAAAGTAATCGAAATTGCAGGCATCAAGCTCGAGCTGGTGAAGGCACCTGGTGAAACGGACGATCAACTATACGTTTGGTATCCGGATAAGAGGATCGTGTTTGCGGGCGATAATTTTTACCAATCCTGGCCTAATGTCTATCCTCTGCGTGGTACCGCTCGACGGTCGACCCGGGATTGGATCAAAAGTATCGATGCCATGGTGCAAGAGAATCCTAAGCATGTGGTCGGAGGTCATACTCCACCGATTCTCAATGATGCACTCGAAGTGCTTACAAACTACCGCGATGCGATTAAATACGTATACGATAAAACCATTGAAGGTGCGTCCAATTACATGACCCCTGATGAGTTGGTTGAATACGCGGCACTGCCTGAGAAATATGCTAAACTCGATTACCTGGGCGATTACTATGGTACCGTGGAAGGTACTATTCGCGATATTTATGCTCAGGATCTAGGTTGGTTCGATGGGAATGTAATGACCCTGCACCGCGAATCTCCTGTACAACAGTCTCAGCGTATAGCCGATCTAGTGGGTGGCGCTGGCGTATTGTTTGGTAAGGCAAAGAACGCCCTGAAAGGTGGCGATGCATTAGGTGCGGCCCAGCTTGCACAACATGTGATTCGCCTTCAGCCAGACAACAAGGAAGCCAAGATTCTCATGTCAGATGCTTTGTATATTGTTGGTGAAGCCACCTTCAATGCTCCCGTGCGGAATATGACCCTTTCTACCGCGAATCGCTACAAGCGTCTTGCGAATGAGGAGTAG
- a CDS encoding sodium:solute symporter, with the protein MSTFDIIVLGSTLISIVFFGVWKTRNDRKLDEFLRGSSNHWGTIGLSVMATQASAITFLSTPGLAYDSGMAFVQNYFGMPLALILIAVVFVPMYYKLELRSVYEFLEHRFDTKTRTLGSIIFLIQRGFSAGITIYAPSIILTSVLGWDMNTTVIGVGLAVIIYTVTGGNHAVSLTHRYQMTVILTGMAIAFGIVVYKISNHAGFVENLSVAGALGHLNVIDFSFDINKRYTLWSGLLGGFFLSLSYFGTDQSQAQRYMSGHSIRDSRLGLMFNALLKVPMQFMILLLGVLVFVFYQWEKPPATFLPASMTETAMEQDALAYQNLEDAFTENFESQQSALTDYVNAMRSGDEVLAASSKLEVQTAGAEIKEARANLKDHIATVTGQASMKETDYVFIHFVLNELPIGLIGLLVAVILSAAMSSTASELSALSTISTVDFYQNHFVKDRGDRHYMRASRIFTAIWGGLAILFALFASMVESLIEAVNIVGSLFYGTVLGLFLAAFFIKRIGAHAAFIAAVIAQISVLVIYFTNFIEIGYLWYNLIACVLVIVLSLIIQTFSGSKQVEA; encoded by the coding sequence ATGAGCACATTCGATATCATAGTTCTGGGTAGCACCCTGATCTCCATTGTATTCTTCGGCGTTTGGAAGACACGCAACGACAGAAAACTGGACGAATTCCTGAGAGGTAGTTCAAACCACTGGGGCACCATCGGACTCTCAGTGATGGCGACCCAAGCCAGCGCGATCACCTTCCTCTCCACACCCGGCCTCGCTTATGACAGCGGCATGGCGTTTGTGCAGAACTACTTCGGCATGCCTTTGGCTTTGATCCTGATTGCGGTGGTATTTGTCCCCATGTATTACAAGCTGGAACTGCGTTCGGTCTATGAGTTTCTCGAACATCGATTTGATACGAAGACGCGTACGCTGGGTAGTATTATCTTTCTCATTCAACGTGGCTTTTCTGCAGGCATAACCATTTACGCTCCATCGATCATTCTAACGAGTGTGCTCGGGTGGGACATGAATACGACTGTCATCGGCGTGGGATTAGCCGTCATCATTTACACAGTTACAGGAGGTAATCATGCGGTCAGCCTAACTCACAGATACCAAATGACTGTGATTCTGACGGGGATGGCCATCGCATTTGGAATTGTGGTTTACAAGATCTCCAATCATGCTGGCTTTGTGGAAAACCTGAGTGTAGCCGGAGCGCTCGGACACCTGAACGTGATTGATTTCTCATTCGATATCAACAAGCGCTATACACTCTGGTCCGGTCTTTTGGGAGGCTTCTTTCTGTCCCTCTCATACTTCGGGACCGACCAGTCACAGGCACAACGTTATATGTCAGGCCACTCGATACGAGACAGTCGTCTGGGCCTAATGTTTAATGCGCTCCTTAAAGTGCCGATGCAGTTCATGATCCTGCTATTGGGCGTATTAGTGTTCGTATTTTATCAATGGGAAAAACCTCCAGCCACCTTCCTCCCTGCATCCATGACGGAAACGGCCATGGAACAGGATGCCCTGGCCTACCAGAATCTTGAAGATGCATTTACGGAAAACTTCGAGAGTCAGCAATCTGCTTTGACCGACTATGTAAATGCAATGCGATCAGGAGATGAAGTCCTTGCAGCAAGCTCGAAGTTGGAGGTTCAAACAGCCGGAGCTGAAATCAAGGAAGCTCGCGCCAACCTGAAGGATCACATTGCGACGGTCACCGGACAAGCGAGCATGAAGGAAACGGATTATGTGTTCATACATTTTGTGCTCAATGAACTCCCCATCGGCCTCATCGGATTGCTGGTTGCGGTAATACTGAGTGCGGCGATGTCTTCCACGGCTTCCGAACTGAGTGCACTCTCCACCATCTCTACCGTCGACTTTTACCAGAATCACTTTGTGAAAGACCGCGGCGACCGTCATTACATGAGGGCATCGCGCATCTTCACCGCCATCTGGGGAGGGCTGGCCATTCTGTTTGCGCTGTTTGCCAGCATGGTAGAAAGCCTGATCGAAGCGGTGAACATTGTAGGGTCCCTATTTTATGGCACGGTGCTCGGACTTTTCCTGGCAGCCTTCTTTATCAAGCGCATCGGAGCCCACGCGGCTTTTATTGCCGCCGTTATCGCCCAGATATCCGTTCTCGTCATCTACTTCACCAACTTCATTGAGATTGGTTACCTGTGGTATAACCTGATTGCTTGCGTCCTGGTGATCGTATTGAGTTTAATCATACAGACATTCTCTGGTAGCAAGCAAGTTGAAGCCTAA
- the bshA gene encoding N-acetyl-alpha-D-glucosaminyl L-malate synthase BshA: MPESLNIALLCHPTIGGSGILATELGHKLAEWGHQVYVVSERPPHRLKNDRPGIHFCESTPVEFPLFTSPDHTLPLATRIAEVCRNHKIDVVHAHYAIPHTAAAWIAKELIGEAAPPIITTLHGTDIVYLGAMPEYRSLLQHVLEASDLVTCVSNNLKERTLDLFELKQDIEVIPNFYEPRPVTDTRENIRASLGVGDEPLALHASNLRTIKRIDLLLDAVKVAIAKATFKMVILAGADPAKVKQLIADRELQDHVIVADDVFDIDNYYAAADFTVYSSEYESFCLGILEGMRYGLPSASFDVGGIPEVVKDPSTGFMAPFGDSEKLGHAIATLADNPELRKQMGSAAQDRAITSFSADAVVKSYLEAYHQVMKH; this comes from the coding sequence ATGCCAGAATCCCTCAACATCGCGCTCCTGTGTCATCCTACCATCGGTGGTAGTGGCATTCTCGCGACTGAGCTCGGTCACAAACTGGCGGAATGGGGACACCAGGTTTACGTGGTATCTGAGCGTCCACCTCATCGTTTGAAAAACGATCGTCCAGGAATCCACTTCTGTGAATCGACACCGGTTGAATTTCCTCTTTTCACCAGCCCAGATCACACCCTGCCCTTGGCCACCCGTATTGCTGAGGTTTGCAGAAATCATAAGATCGATGTAGTGCATGCACACTATGCAATCCCACACACAGCAGCAGCCTGGATAGCAAAGGAATTGATTGGCGAAGCCGCACCCCCAATCATCACAACCTTGCATGGCACGGACATTGTTTATCTGGGAGCAATGCCGGAGTATCGGTCCCTGCTTCAACACGTCCTTGAAGCTTCAGATCTGGTCACTTGCGTTTCCAATAATCTCAAAGAGCGTACTCTGGACCTGTTTGAGCTGAAGCAGGACATCGAAGTCATTCCGAATTTCTATGAGCCCAGACCGGTGACGGATACACGAGAGAACATTCGAGCATCACTGGGTGTGGGAGATGAACCACTTGCTCTCCACGCATCGAATCTAAGAACCATTAAGCGCATAGACTTGCTGCTGGATGCAGTGAAGGTGGCGATTGCCAAAGCAACTTTCAAGATGGTCATTCTGGCAGGTGCTGATCCCGCAAAAGTTAAACAACTCATCGCGGATCGGGAATTACAAGATCATGTAATCGTAGCCGATGATGTATTTGACATAGACAACTACTACGCCGCTGCAGACTTCACTGTTTACTCCTCGGAGTATGAAAGCTTCTGCCTGGGCATATTGGAAGGCATGCGCTATGGGTTACCCAGCGCCTCGTTTGATGTGGGTGGAATTCCAGAAGTTGTGAAGGATCCTTCAACGGGATTCATGGCACCCTTTGGGGACTCAGAAAAACTTGGGCACGCGATTGCCACGCTAGCTGACAATCCCGAGCTAAGAAAACAAATGGGATCCGCGGCGCAAGACCGAGCCATAACTTCTTTTTCGGCCGATGCCGTCGTCAAATCTTACCTGGAAGCTTACCACCAGGTCATGAAGCATTAA
- a CDS encoding redoxin domain-containing protein yields the protein MRLPTFSILAGFITLCASAQADFTISGSGSVFATGSTVKLYRQDLDARSQREELSTQVQSDNSFEIEVTGDPGYFTLAISGWGKIPLAAADGQQVEISILSKEASDFTVAGSPDTKVLLDYEAYRKDSLYRLVYPPRAALNKATAMRMSPDKMAPLAQAEVDGYIAHKRELNDFTAEKAGTSIALYATSLRWDDSHRIEEIERQVASFAEKHPDLAITKSMQERLRKFKLTAIGAKAAPLAGQDLDETDRSLDDFKGQVVLVDFWASWCGPCRVENRHFPKVLEKYSKNGFNILGVNMDSNRTIWSRTSQQDGVIWPQISDLQALNSPMAKAYNVSALPMSFLLDGDGRIIAKNLRGEALDKKLAELF from the coding sequence ATGCGTCTTCCCACCTTTTCAATTCTGGCCGGCTTCATTACTCTCTGTGCGTCGGCCCAGGCCGATTTCACCATTTCCGGTTCGGGATCGGTCTTCGCAACTGGAAGTACAGTTAAACTCTACCGTCAGGACCTGGATGCTCGCAGTCAGAGGGAGGAACTGTCGACTCAGGTCCAGTCGGACAACTCCTTTGAAATAGAGGTCACTGGAGACCCCGGCTACTTTACTCTCGCTATTTCTGGTTGGGGGAAAATTCCTCTTGCTGCGGCCGATGGACAACAAGTCGAGATTTCGATTCTATCCAAAGAGGCATCTGATTTTACTGTAGCGGGCTCTCCGGATACAAAAGTGTTGCTGGATTACGAAGCCTACCGCAAAGACTCTCTTTACCGTCTGGTTTATCCTCCCCGAGCAGCCCTCAACAAAGCGACTGCCATGAGAATGTCACCGGACAAAATGGCTCCGCTCGCTCAAGCAGAGGTGGATGGTTATATTGCTCACAAACGGGAGCTCAATGATTTCACGGCAGAAAAAGCCGGAACATCCATCGCCCTCTATGCCACCTCGCTTCGTTGGGACGATAGTCACCGGATCGAGGAAATAGAAAGACAGGTAGCATCCTTCGCGGAAAAGCATCCCGACCTGGCCATCACCAAGAGTATGCAGGAGCGGCTTAGGAAATTTAAGCTGACAGCCATCGGGGCAAAGGCGGCTCCTCTAGCTGGTCAGGACTTGGATGAAACCGATCGATCCCTCGACGATTTTAAAGGCCAGGTTGTCCTGGTCGACTTTTGGGCTTCCTGGTGCGGACCTTGTCGCGTCGAAAACCGACACTTCCCCAAGGTCTTGGAAAAGTATTCAAAAAATGGATTCAATATCCTGGGAGTCAATATGGATAGTAACCGCACCATCTGGTCACGCACTTCCCAGCAAGACGGTGTCATCTGGCCTCAAATTTCGGACCTCCAAGCACTCAACTCACCCATGGCCAAAGCCTATAACGTTTCCGCATTGCCCATGAGTTTTCTTCTCGATGGAGACGGGCGTATCATCGCCAAGAATCTGCGGGGTGAGGCGTTGGATAAGAAGTTGGCTGAGTTGTTTTAG